A genome region from Arachis duranensis cultivar V14167 chromosome 8, aradu.V14167.gnm2.J7QH, whole genome shotgun sequence includes the following:
- the LOC107461726 gene encoding ABC transporter F family member 1 — MVSDASKKKAAQKKAAAAAKRGGKAAASSKASASASASEKAADQLANGVGDIVISDRTCTGVLCSHPLSRDIRIESLSVTFHGHDLIVDSELELNYGRRYGLLGLNGCGKSTLLTAIGMRELPIPEHMDIYHLAREIEASDMSALEAVISCDEERLRLEKEAEALASQDDGGGEALDRIYERLEALDASTAEKRAAEILFGLGFNKQMQAKKTRDFSGGWRMRIALARALFMNPTILLLDEPTNHLDLEACVWLEENLKKFERILVVVSHSQDFLNGVCTNIIHMQSKKLKLYTGNYDQYVQTRAELEENQMKQYKWEQDQIASMKEYIARFGHGSAKLARQAQSKEKTLAKMERGGLTEKVARDKVLVFRFVDVGKLPPPVLQFVEVTFGYTPETLIYKNIDFGVDLDSRIALVGPNGAGKSTLLKLMTGELVPIDGMVRRHNHLRIAQYHQHLAEKLDMEMSALQYMIKEYPGNEEEKMRAAIGKFGLSGKAQVMPMKNLSDGQRSRVIFAWLAYRQPHLLLLDEPTNHLDIETIDSLAEALNEWDGGMVLVSHDFRLINQVAHEIWVCADQCVTRWEGDIMDFKQHLKAKAGLSD; from the exons ATGGTGTCCGACGCCAGCAAGAAAAAGGCCGCGCAGAAGAAGGCGGCGGCAGCGGCTAAGAGAGGAGGCAAGGCGGCTGCTTCCTCGAAGGCGTCGGCGTCAGCTTCAGCCTCGGAGAAGGCAGCCGACCAGCTCGCCAACGGTGTCGGAGATATTGTTATATCGGATCGGACCTGCACCGGTGTCCTCTGCTCACATCCCCTTTCCAGGGATATTAGG ATAGAGTCTCTGTCAGTTACTTTCCATGGACATGATCTGATAGTTGATTCTGAATTGGAGCTGAACTATGGAAG ACGCTATGGTTTGCTCGGATTAAATGGTTGTGGAAAATCTACCTTGCTTACGGCAATAGGTATGCGAGAGCTTCCTATTCCAGAACACATGGATATATATCACCTTGCTAGGGAAATTGAAGCCTCTGACATGTCTGCGCTGGAGGCTGTAATAAGCTGTGACGAGGAGAGGTTGAGATTGGAGAAAGAAGCTGAAGCTTTAGCCTCTCAG GATGATGGGGGTGGTGAAGCACTTGACCGTATATATGAACGTTTGGAAGCCCTGGATGCATCGACTGCAGAAAAACGTGCTGCTGAAATCCTATTTGGTCTTGGTTTCAACAAGCAAATGCAGGCAAAGAAGACACGTGATTTTTCCGGGGGTTGGAGAATGAGGATTGCTCTAGCCAGAGCTTTATTCATGAACCCAACCATTCTCTTGCTTGATGAACCTACCAATCACCTCG ATTTGGAAGCCTGTGTGTGGCTGGAGGAGAATCTTAAGAAGTTTGAGCGTATTCTGGTTGTGGTTTCACACTCCCAGGATTTTCTTAATGGTGTCTGCACAAATATCATACACATGCAAAGCAAAAAGCTGAAGCTCTACACTGGTAACTATGATCAGTATGTTCAGACACGTGCTGAACTTGAAGAGAACCAGATGAAGCAGTACAAATGGGAGCAGGACCAGATTGCCTCAATGAAGGAATACATTGCCCGATTTGGCCATGGGTCAGCAAAACTAGCTCGACAAGCTCAGAGTAAAGAGAAAACTCTTGCAAAAATGGAGCGGGGTGGTCTTACAGAGAAGGTGGCTAGGGACAAAGTTTTGGTATTCCGCTTTGTGGATGTGGGAAAACTTCCCCCTCCTGTCCTCCAGTTTGTTGAGGTGACATTTGGTTACACTCCTGAGACTCTCATATACAAGAACATTGACTTTGGGGTTGATTTAGACTCTAGGATTGCTCTGGTTGGACCCAATGGAGCTGGGAAGAGTACATTACTTAAGTTAATGACAGGTGAACTGGTTCCTATAGATGGCATGGTTCGACGCCATAATCATCTTCGGATTGCACAATATCACCAGCACTTGGCTGAAAAGCTAGACATGGAAATGTCAGCTCTCCAGTATATGATTAAAGAATACCCTGGAAATGAGGAAGAAAAGATGAGAGCTGCTATTGGGAAGTTTGGCCTATCAGGTAAAGCCCAGGTGATGCCGATGAAGAATTTATCTGATGGGCAGAGGAGCCGTGTGATATTTGCATGGTTAGCCTATAGGCAACCTCACTTGCTACTCTTGGATGAGCCAACCAATCATTTGGATATTGAGACAATCGACTCGTTGGCCGAGGCATTGAATGAATGGGATGGTGGCATGGTGCTTGTTAGCCATGATTTTAGGCTCATAAACCAGGTGGCCCATGAGATATGGGTGTGTGCAGACCAATGTGTCACCAGATGGGAAGGTGATATTATGGATTTCAAGCAGCATCTAAAGGCGAAAGCAGGTTTATCTGACTGA
- the LOC107461704 gene encoding auxin-responsive protein SAUR50: protein MAKLSARSMKKSATSNSFRFVVEKLIHKSLLMGSNNKKSSSCNDCVPEDVKEGHFAVIAEGGGDDEEAPKRLVMPLSCLRNPAFLRLLEQAEEEYGFDHEGALTIPCTPSQLQRILLLEQQQTTNNNNHLFNFSTNHLQFIIS, encoded by the coding sequence ATGGCCAAGTTAAGTGCTAGAAGCATGAAGAAGAGTGCTACTAGTAACAGTTTTAGGTTTGTGGTGGAAAAACTAATTCATAAGAGTTTGTTAATGGGGAGCAACAACAAGAAGTCATCATCTTGTAATGATTGTGTGCCTGAGGATGTGAAAGAAGGACATTTTGCAGTGATTGCTGAGGGTGGTGGTGATGATGAGGAAGCTCCAAAGAGGTTGGTGATGCCACTGAGTTGTTTGAGAAACCCAGCATTCTTGAGGCTATTGGAACAGGCTGAAGAGGAGTATGGCTTTGACCATGAAGGTGCACTCACCATTCCTTGCACCCCTTCTCAACTTCAAAGGATACTACTTCTTGAACAGCAACAAactaccaacaacaacaaccacctcTTCAACTTCTCAACTAATCACCTCCAATTCATCATCTCATAA